The following proteins are co-located in the Streptomyces bottropensis ATCC 25435 genome:
- a CDS encoding LacI family DNA-binding transcriptional regulator — MTRQTRRPYGRRPTLDDVARGSGVSKSTVSRVINGEDKVRAAVVERVREVIAELGYVPNSAARQLVTRRNNAIAVVASQPQNRLFIDPFFDLHLRGIRKELVAHGAQPVLLFLEEPEEYPRVSDFLGGGHVDGALLFSLRSDDPLPGMIDRLGLPAVFGGRPMLRDGEPVHDRVYVDADNRGGAREAVRHLLALGRERIATITGPVEREASAFDRLDGYRDLLPEAPPEMIEHSDYTRQGGVSAMTALLDRRPDLDAVFVASDLMASGALQVLRERGRRVPDDVAVVGFDDLTPIAEHTDPPLTTVHQDIEGMGRLMARLLFRHTEDLAGPGEPGAESPLASVITPTRLVVRQSA; from the coding sequence TTGACTCGACAGACGCGGCGACCGTACGGCCGGCGCCCCACGCTCGACGACGTCGCACGCGGCTCGGGGGTGTCCAAGTCCACCGTGTCACGAGTGATCAACGGCGAGGACAAGGTGCGCGCGGCGGTCGTCGAACGGGTCCGGGAGGTCATCGCCGAGCTGGGCTACGTACCGAACTCCGCCGCCCGCCAGCTGGTCACCCGCCGCAACAACGCCATCGCCGTCGTCGCGAGCCAGCCGCAGAACCGCCTCTTCATCGACCCCTTCTTCGACCTCCACCTGCGGGGCATCCGCAAGGAACTGGTCGCCCACGGCGCCCAGCCCGTCCTCCTCTTCCTGGAGGAGCCCGAGGAGTACCCGCGCGTGAGCGACTTCCTGGGCGGCGGCCACGTCGACGGCGCGCTGCTGTTCTCCCTGCGGTCCGACGACCCGCTGCCCGGCATGATCGACCGGCTCGGCCTGCCCGCCGTCTTCGGCGGCCGGCCGATGCTGCGCGACGGCGAACCCGTCCACGACCGTGTGTACGTCGACGCCGACAACCGGGGCGGCGCCCGCGAGGCCGTCCGTCATCTGCTCGCCCTGGGCCGGGAGCGCATCGCGACGATCACCGGCCCGGTCGAGCGGGAGGCGTCCGCCTTCGACCGCCTGGACGGCTACCGGGACCTCCTGCCGGAGGCGCCGCCCGAGATGATCGAGCACTCCGACTACACGCGGCAGGGCGGCGTCAGCGCCATGACCGCGCTCCTCGACCGCCGCCCCGACCTGGACGCCGTCTTCGTCGCCTCCGACCTGATGGCCTCCGGCGCGCTGCAGGTGCTGCGCGAGCGCGGACGCCGGGTGCCGGACGACGTGGCGGTCGTCGGCTTCGACGACCTCACCCCCATCGCCGAGCACACCGACCCCCCGCTCACCACCGTCCACCAGGACATTGAGGGCATGGGCCGGCTGATGGCCCGGCTGCTGTTCCGTCACACGGAGGACCTGGCGGGCCCGGGGGAACCGGGGGCGGAAAGCCCTCTGGCCTCGGTGATCACCCCCACGCGGCTGGTCGTCCGGCAGTCGGCCTGA
- a CDS encoding Mov34/MPN/PAD-1 family protein, whose translation MLTITQDLVDRIVAHARKDHPDEACGVVAGPAGSDRPERFIPMLNAAMSPTFYEFDSGDLLKLYREMDDRDEEPVVIYHSHTATEARPSRTDISYANEPGAHYVLVSTADTDGLGEFQFRSFRIVEGEVTEEEVRIVAAY comes from the coding sequence ATGCTGACCATCACCCAGGACCTCGTCGACAGAATCGTCGCCCACGCGCGCAAGGACCACCCCGACGAGGCGTGCGGCGTCGTCGCGGGACCGGCGGGCTCGGACCGCCCCGAGCGCTTCATCCCGATGCTGAACGCGGCCATGTCGCCCACGTTCTACGAGTTCGACTCCGGCGACCTGCTCAAGCTCTACCGCGAGATGGACGACCGCGACGAGGAGCCGGTGGTCATCTACCACTCCCACACCGCCACCGAGGCCCGCCCGTCCCGCACCGACATCTCCTACGCCAACGAGCCCGGCGCCCACTACGTCCTCGTCTCGACCGCCGACACCGACGGTCTCGGCGAGTTCCAGTTCCGCTCGTTCCGGATCGTCGAGGGCGAGGTGACCGAGGAGGAGGTGCGCATCGTGGCGGCCTACTGA
- a CDS encoding amino acid permease: MTSAQVNKNGDEAVRGDAPEEGYERGLGSRQVQMIAIGGAIGVGLFLGAGANIAKAGPSLIFMYALAGVIIFFIMRALGELLLYRPVSGSFAEYSREFLGPFFGYFTGWTYWLMWVVTGMAELTAAAIYVNYWWPDVPRWVTALVFLVVLFGANLISVKLFGEIEFWFSMVKVTALLGMIVIGLGVLTFGFSSAGDTAAVSNLWAFDGVFPKGVGSSLMTLQGVMFAYLAVELVGVTAGESENPEKTLPKAINTLPWRIALFYVGALTVILCVVKWTEFAPGVSPFVEAFAKIGIPAGAGIVNFVVLTAALSSCNSGMYSTGRMLRTLADNGEAPKAFSRLSSTKTPAFGITVSVLFMGIGVILNYIVPEKAFGYVVSVATAAGIWTWLMILISHVLYRRGVDAGRLPASSFPAPGGAKCSWVAIVFLLFVTCLIAYDADSRVCLYVMAGWAAALGIGWAVLKSRNPAVTERRETEFEKIG, encoded by the coding sequence ATGACCTCCGCTCAGGTCAACAAGAACGGCGACGAGGCCGTGCGCGGCGACGCACCCGAAGAGGGGTACGAGCGCGGGCTCGGCAGCCGTCAGGTCCAGATGATCGCGATCGGCGGCGCCATCGGCGTCGGCCTCTTCCTGGGAGCCGGGGCGAACATCGCCAAGGCCGGCCCCAGTCTGATCTTCATGTACGCCCTCGCCGGCGTCATCATCTTCTTCATCATGCGAGCCCTCGGCGAGCTGCTCCTGTACCGCCCGGTCTCCGGTTCGTTCGCGGAGTACTCCCGCGAGTTCCTCGGCCCGTTCTTCGGCTACTTCACCGGCTGGACGTACTGGCTGATGTGGGTCGTCACCGGCATGGCCGAACTCACGGCCGCCGCGATCTACGTCAACTACTGGTGGCCGGACGTCCCTCGGTGGGTCACCGCCCTGGTCTTCCTGGTGGTCCTCTTCGGCGCCAACCTGATCTCGGTGAAGCTCTTCGGCGAGATCGAGTTCTGGTTCTCGATGGTCAAGGTCACCGCCCTGCTCGGCATGATCGTGATCGGCCTCGGTGTCCTCACCTTCGGCTTCAGCAGCGCCGGCGACACCGCCGCGGTCTCCAACCTGTGGGCCTTCGACGGCGTCTTCCCCAAGGGCGTCGGCTCGTCCCTGATGACCCTTCAGGGCGTGATGTTCGCCTACCTCGCCGTCGAACTGGTCGGCGTCACGGCCGGTGAGTCGGAGAACCCCGAGAAGACCCTCCCCAAGGCCATCAACACCCTGCCCTGGCGGATCGCGCTCTTCTACGTCGGTGCCCTCACCGTCATCCTCTGCGTGGTGAAGTGGACCGAGTTCGCGCCCGGCGTGAGCCCCTTCGTCGAGGCCTTCGCCAAGATCGGCATCCCGGCGGGCGCCGGCATCGTCAACTTCGTGGTGCTGACGGCGGCCCTGTCCTCCTGCAACTCGGGCATGTACTCCACCGGCCGCATGCTGCGCACCCTCGCGGACAACGGCGAGGCCCCCAAGGCCTTCAGCAGGCTGTCGTCGACGAAGACCCCGGCGTTCGGCATCACCGTCTCCGTGCTCTTCATGGGCATCGGCGTGATCCTGAACTACATCGTCCCGGAGAAGGCCTTCGGCTACGTCGTCTCCGTCGCCACCGCCGCCGGCATCTGGACCTGGCTGATGATCCTGATCAGCCACGTCCTCTACCGCCGCGGTGTGGACGCCGGCCGCCTGCCCGCCTCGTCCTTCCCGGCCCCGGGCGGCGCGAAGTGCAGCTGGGTCGCCATCGTCTTCCTGCTCTTCGTCACCTGCCTCATCGCCTACGACGCCGACTCCCGCGTCTGCCTCTACGTCATGGCGGGCTGGGCGGCGGCCCTCGGCATCGGCTGGGCCGTGCTCAAGAGCCGCAACCCCGCGGTCACCGAGCGCCGCGAGACGGAGTTCGAGAAGATCGGCTGA
- a CDS encoding DUF2017 domain-containing protein, translating into MPGQFESLPGGGAAVALDEVEISIIRSLAVQLLELIGPGPAEDADEDPLAELFAEGPSEPPKDPVLLRLFPDAYSDPQGTPTAREAEEQRAYSSEFRRFTENDLRAGKREKALAVIHSLDALSAAGEGGAVLKLSADDSQHWLGCLNDLRLAIGSRLDVVDEEDTDLLYRLPDEDPRKPMVMAYLWLGGLQDSLVTTLMP; encoded by the coding sequence ATGCCAGGACAATTCGAATCGCTCCCCGGCGGCGGCGCCGCCGTCGCGCTCGACGAGGTCGAGATCTCCATCATCCGCTCGCTGGCGGTACAGCTCCTGGAGCTGATCGGCCCCGGCCCCGCCGAGGACGCCGACGAGGACCCGCTCGCCGAACTCTTCGCCGAGGGTCCGAGCGAGCCGCCCAAGGATCCCGTCCTGCTGCGGCTGTTCCCCGACGCCTACAGCGACCCCCAGGGCACCCCGACGGCCCGGGAGGCGGAGGAGCAGCGGGCGTACTCCTCGGAGTTCCGCCGCTTCACCGAGAACGACCTGCGGGCCGGCAAGCGCGAGAAGGCCCTCGCGGTGATCCACTCCCTGGACGCGCTCTCCGCGGCCGGGGAGGGCGGGGCCGTGCTGAAGCTGTCGGCGGACGACTCCCAGCACTGGCTCGGCTGCCTCAACGACCTGCGGCTCGCGATCGGCTCCCGGCTGGACGTCGTCGACGAGGAGGACACCGACCTCCTCTACCGCCTGCCGGACGAGGACCCGCGCAAGCCGATGGTGATGGCGTACCTGTGGCTGGGCGGCCTCCAGGACTCGCTCGTCACGACACTCATGCCCTGA
- the clpS gene encoding ATP-dependent Clp protease adapter ClpS — protein MGGVTAAVPMEIEKTESAEEAFAVPEPDVPWLTIVHNDPVNLMSYVTYVFQAYFGYSKEKANKLMLDVHHKGRAVVSSGSREEMERDVQAMHGYGLWATLQQDRK, from the coding sequence ATGGGCGGTGTGACGGCAGCTGTTCCCATGGAGATCGAGAAGACCGAGTCGGCGGAGGAGGCCTTCGCCGTACCGGAACCGGACGTTCCGTGGCTCACGATCGTCCACAACGACCCGGTGAACCTCATGAGCTATGTGACGTATGTCTTCCAGGCCTACTTCGGGTACTCGAAGGAGAAGGCCAACAAACTCATGCTCGACGTCCACCACAAGGGCCGCGCGGTCGTCTCCAGCGGATCACGCGAGGAGATGGAACGCGACGTACAGGCCATGCACGGCTACGGTCTGTGGGCCACCCTCCAGCAGGACCGGAAGTAG
- a CDS encoding nicotinate phosphoribosyltransferase — protein MNTADLGLPVDVPSTALFTDHYELTMLQAALKAGTAERRSVFEVFTRRLPEGRRYGVVAGTGRVLDAVENFRFDPAVLGFLRERSIVDAQTLDWLAGYRFAGDVWGYQEGEVYFPGSPIIRVEGTFAECVLLETVILSILNHDSAIAAAASRMSSAAGGRPLIEMGARRTHELAAVAASRAAYVGGFTSTSDLAAGFRYGIPTVGTSAHAFTLLHDRERDAFQAQVDSLGRNTTLLVDTYDVTEAVRTAVEIAGPELSAVRIDSGDLLLVAHRVRQQLDELGARDTRIIVTSDLDEYAIASLAAAPVDAYGVGTQLVTGSGHPTCSMVYKLVARAESADPTDPLVPVAKKSSGGKTSIGGRKWAARRLDEHGVAQAEVIGTGPVPEELREHQLLVPLVKDGLVLSREPLDVVRERHVAARARLPLSATQLSRGEAVLPTEYV, from the coding sequence ATGAACACAGCGGACCTCGGTTTGCCGGTCGACGTCCCCTCGACCGCGCTCTTCACGGACCACTACGAACTCACGATGCTGCAGGCCGCCCTGAAAGCGGGTACGGCCGAGCGGCGCTCGGTGTTCGAGGTCTTCACACGGCGGCTGCCGGAGGGGCGCAGGTACGGCGTGGTGGCCGGCACCGGACGGGTGCTCGACGCGGTCGAGAACTTCCGTTTCGACCCGGCCGTCCTCGGCTTCCTGCGCGAGCGCTCCATCGTCGACGCGCAGACCCTCGACTGGCTCGCCGGCTACCGCTTCGCCGGAGACGTGTGGGGCTACCAGGAGGGCGAGGTGTACTTCCCGGGCTCGCCCATCATCCGGGTCGAGGGCACCTTCGCCGAGTGCGTCCTGCTGGAGACCGTGATCCTCTCCATCCTCAATCACGACTCGGCGATCGCGGCCGCCGCCTCCCGGATGTCCAGCGCCGCTGGGGGGCGCCCGCTGATCGAGATGGGCGCCCGGCGCACGCACGAGCTGGCCGCAGTGGCCGCCTCGCGCGCCGCGTACGTCGGCGGCTTCACCTCCACCTCGGACCTGGCCGCCGGCTTCCGCTACGGCATCCCGACGGTCGGCACGAGCGCCCACGCCTTCACCCTGCTCCACGACCGCGAGCGGGACGCCTTTCAGGCCCAGGTGGACTCGCTCGGCCGGAACACCACGCTCCTCGTCGACACCTACGACGTCACCGAAGCCGTGCGGACCGCCGTGGAGATCGCCGGGCCCGAGCTGAGCGCCGTGCGCATCGACTCCGGTGATCTGCTCCTCGTCGCCCACCGGGTGCGGCAGCAACTGGACGAGCTGGGCGCGCGGGACACCCGGATCATCGTGACCTCGGACCTCGACGAGTACGCCATCGCCTCGCTGGCGGCGGCGCCGGTGGACGCGTACGGCGTCGGGACACAGCTGGTGACCGGCTCCGGGCACCCCACCTGCTCGATGGTCTACAAGCTCGTCGCGAGGGCCGAGTCCGCGGACCCCACGGACCCGCTGGTGCCGGTGGCGAAGAAGTCCAGCGGCGGGAAGACGTCCATCGGGGGCCGTAAGTGGGCGGCCCGGCGGCTGGACGAGCACGGCGTCGCGCAGGCCGAGGTGATCGGCACCGGGCCGGTGCCCGAGGAGCTGCGGGAACACCAGCTCCTCGTCCCGCTGGTCAAGGACGGCCTGGTGCTCTCCCGGGAGCCCCTGGACGTCGTACGCGAGCGGCATGTGGCCGCCCGGGCGAGGCTGCCGCTGTCGGCGACGCAGCTGTCGCGCGGGGAAGCGGTCCTTCCGACGGAGTACGTCTGA
- a CDS encoding isochorismatase family protein, protein MRRALIVVDVQNDFCEGGSLAVAGGADVAAAVTELIGQAAGPGYQHVVATRDHHIAPGGHFSDNPDYVHSWPAHCVAGTEGVGFHPNFAPVIASGAVDAVFDKGAYSAAYSGFEGADENGVTLAEWLRARDITEVDVVGIATDHCVRATALDAAREGFRTQVLLDLTAGVAEETTERALEELREAGVELSGKPVV, encoded by the coding sequence ATGCGCCGCGCCTTGATCGTCGTCGATGTACAGAACGACTTCTGCGAGGGGGGCAGCCTCGCGGTGGCCGGTGGTGCCGATGTGGCCGCCGCCGTCACCGAGCTGATCGGCCAGGCGGCCGGCCCCGGCTACCAGCACGTGGTGGCCACCCGTGACCACCACATCGCGCCCGGTGGCCACTTCTCCGACAACCCCGACTACGTCCACTCCTGGCCCGCCCACTGCGTCGCCGGGACGGAGGGGGTCGGCTTCCACCCGAACTTCGCCCCCGTGATCGCCTCCGGCGCGGTCGACGCCGTCTTCGACAAGGGGGCGTACTCCGCGGCCTACAGCGGCTTCGAGGGCGCCGACGAGAACGGCGTGACCCTCGCGGAGTGGCTGCGCGCCCGTGACATCACCGAGGTCGACGTCGTCGGCATCGCCACGGACCACTGCGTACGGGCCACCGCCCTGGACGCCGCGCGGGAGGGCTTCCGCACCCAGGTGCTGCTGGACCTGACCGCCGGGGTGGCCGAGGAGACGACCGAGCGGGCCCTGGAGGAGCTGCGGGAGGCGGGCGTGGAGCTGTCGGGCAAGCCGGTGGTGTGA
- a CDS encoding immune inhibitor A domain-containing protein codes for MTSRPWTFRAAAIGVAVATAAATMSALTVAQAADGTPAAVDRHDPADHEHAGEHDLDGPLSKTREAQREEALQQVISGDATVKDRDGSQVVKLDSKKGKSKYVELGREKTDKIFTILVEFGDKIDSRYGGTAGPLHNQIAEPDRAKDNSTAWQADYDQKYFQDLYFGTGKNDESVKKYYEKQSSGRYSVEGEVSDWVKVPYNEARYGNNKCGQTNCSSVWNIVSDGVTSWVAQQKAAGRTDAEIKADVAEFDQWDRYDFDGDGDFNEPDGYIDHFQVVHAGEDESAGGGAQGEDAIWAHRWYAFGTDAGATGPADNKLGGAKIGDTGIWVGDYTVQPENGGLGVYAHEYGHDLGLPDHYDTAGGDNSTGFWTLMSSGSWLGTGKDAIGDLPGDMTAWDKLQLGWLDYDTAKAATKSRHKLGVAEYNSKDKQALVVELPKKEVSTEIVVPAQGSTQWWSGSGDNLSNTLTRSVDLTGKSSAALSLDGWYDIEAEFDYLYTEVSTDGGANWTAVDGTVDGAAIPRDASGKPALTGSSAAYKKLSYSLNAYAGKKFDLRFRYQTDGGVAPKGFAADSIALTADGSVLFSDNAESADAAWTAKGFSRVGASITDDYAQYYIAENRQYVSYDETLKVGPYNFGFSTTRPDWVEHFPYQNGLLIWKWDTSQADNNTSVHPGAGLVLPVDSHPAALKWADGTVMRSRIQAYDSPFSLYRTDGLTLHKADVPTTIPSSAGVSVFNDRTNTYYDALTPLAGVKITDTNTKIEIVKEAADGSTMSVKVGPAVK; via the coding sequence GTGACCAGTAGACCCTGGACGTTCAGAGCTGCCGCCATCGGCGTCGCGGTCGCCACTGCGGCGGCGACCATGTCGGCCCTCACGGTGGCGCAGGCCGCCGACGGCACACCGGCGGCTGTGGACCGGCACGACCCGGCGGACCACGAGCACGCCGGCGAGCACGACCTCGACGGACCCCTGAGCAAAACTCGGGAGGCCCAGCGCGAGGAGGCCCTGCAGCAGGTCATATCCGGCGACGCCACGGTCAAGGACCGTGACGGCTCGCAGGTCGTGAAGCTGGACAGCAAGAAGGGCAAGAGCAAGTACGTCGAGCTCGGCCGCGAGAAGACCGACAAGATCTTCACGATCCTGGTCGAGTTCGGCGACAAGATCGACAGCCGCTACGGCGGCACCGCGGGCCCGCTGCACAACCAGATCGCCGAGCCGGACCGGGCCAAGGACAACTCCACGGCCTGGCAGGCGGACTACGACCAGAAGTACTTCCAGGACCTCTACTTCGGCACCGGCAAGAACGACGAGTCGGTGAAGAAGTACTACGAGAAGCAGTCCTCGGGCCGCTACTCGGTCGAGGGCGAGGTCTCCGACTGGGTCAAGGTCCCCTACAACGAGGCCCGCTACGGCAACAACAAGTGCGGCCAGACCAACTGCTCCAGCGTGTGGAACATCGTCAGTGACGGTGTCACGTCCTGGGTCGCCCAGCAGAAGGCAGCGGGGCGCACCGACGCCGAGATCAAGGCGGACGTGGCCGAGTTCGACCAGTGGGACCGCTACGACTTCGACGGCGACGGCGACTTCAACGAGCCCGACGGCTACATCGACCACTTCCAGGTCGTGCACGCCGGTGAGGACGAGTCCGCCGGCGGCGGCGCGCAGGGCGAGGACGCCATCTGGGCCCACCGCTGGTACGCGTTCGGCACCGACGCGGGCGCGACCGGCCCGGCCGACAACAAGCTCGGCGGCGCCAAGATCGGCGACACCGGCATCTGGGTCGGCGACTACACCGTCCAGCCGGAGAACGGCGGCCTCGGTGTCTACGCCCACGAGTACGGCCACGACCTCGGTCTGCCGGACCACTACGACACCGCGGGCGGCGACAACTCCACCGGCTTCTGGACGCTGATGTCGTCCGGTTCCTGGCTCGGCACGGGCAAGGACGCCATCGGCGACCTGCCCGGCGACATGACCGCCTGGGACAAGCTGCAGCTCGGCTGGCTGGACTACGACACGGCGAAGGCGGCGACGAAGTCGCGGCACAAGCTCGGGGTCGCGGAGTACAACTCCAAGGACAAGCAGGCCCTCGTGGTCGAGCTGCCGAAGAAGGAGGTCTCCACCGAGATCGTCGTTCCGGCGCAGGGCTCGACCCAGTGGTGGAGCGGCAGCGGTGACAACCTCTCCAACACGCTGACCCGTTCCGTGGACCTCACGGGCAAGTCCTCGGCCGCGCTCAGCCTCGACGGCTGGTACGACATCGAGGCCGAGTTCGACTACCTCTACACCGAGGTGTCGACCGACGGCGGCGCCAACTGGACCGCCGTCGACGGCACGGTGGACGGCGCGGCGATCCCGCGCGACGCCAGCGGCAAGCCCGCGCTGACCGGCTCCTCCGCCGCGTACAAGAAGCTGTCGTACTCCCTGAACGCCTACGCGGGCAAGAAGTTCGACCTCCGCTTCCGCTACCAGACGGACGGCGGCGTGGCCCCGAAGGGCTTCGCGGCCGACTCCATCGCGCTGACCGCCGACGGTTCCGTCCTCTTCTCGGACAACGCGGAGAGCGCGGACGCGGCCTGGACCGCCAAGGGCTTCTCCCGCGTGGGCGCGTCGATCACGGACGACTACGCGCAGTACTACATCGCCGAGAACCGTCAGTACGTGTCGTACGACGAGACCCTCAAGGTCGGCCCGTACAACTTCGGCTTCTCGACCACGCGTCCGGACTGGGTGGAGCACTTCCCCTACCAGAACGGTCTGTTGATCTGGAAGTGGGACACCTCGCAGGCGGACAACAACACCAGCGTCCACCCCGGCGCGGGTCTGGTCCTGCCGGTCGACTCGCACCCGGCGGCGCTGAAGTGGGCCGACGGCACGGTGATGCGCAGCCGGATCCAGGCCTACGACTCGCCGTTCAGCCTCTACCGCACGGACGGTCTGACGCTGCACAAGGCCGACGTCCCGACGACCATCCCGTCGTCCGCGGGTGTGTCCGTCTTCAACGACCGGACCAACACCTACTACGACGCGCTCACCCCGCTGGCCGGTGTCAAGATCACTGACACCAACACCAAGATCGAGATCGTCAAGGAGGCCGCGGACGGCTCCACGATGTCGGTCAAGGTCGGCCCCGCGGTGAAGTAG
- a CDS encoding RDD family protein encodes MSSEPPPFGSGQSPDDDRFRKQPPPPHQGGGSPYDPPPRQPPPDGGGQQPPYGNQPPPYGSQPPPYGGDPYSGGQYPGDPLSGMPPLADSGKRVLARIIDMILVGIVVGLLAWAFRISQYTVDSDDFEFGRSLAQEALAAVLYIAYDTFFTVRNGQTLGKKLLKLRVADLDDGSTPSTKTALIRAAVLWIPFAFCCACVWTAIAGGWSFFDKPYKQGLHDKAAKTVVVSTA; translated from the coding sequence ATGAGTAGCGAACCGCCGCCCTTCGGCTCCGGTCAGTCCCCGGACGACGACCGGTTCAGGAAGCAGCCGCCCCCGCCGCACCAGGGCGGCGGCTCCCCGTACGACCCGCCGCCCCGGCAGCCGCCGCCGGACGGGGGCGGGCAGCAACCGCCCTACGGCAATCAGCCGCCGCCCTACGGGAGTCAGCCCCCGCCCTACGGCGGGGACCCCTACAGCGGCGGGCAGTACCCGGGCGACCCGCTCTCGGGCATGCCGCCGCTCGCCGACAGCGGGAAGCGGGTGCTCGCGCGGATCATCGACATGATCCTGGTGGGGATCGTGGTGGGGCTGCTGGCGTGGGCGTTCAGGATCAGCCAGTACACGGTGGACTCGGACGACTTCGAGTTCGGCAGGTCCCTGGCCCAGGAGGCGCTCGCGGCGGTCCTCTACATCGCGTACGACACGTTCTTCACCGTCAGGAACGGCCAGACCCTCGGCAAGAAGCTGCTGAAACTGCGGGTGGCCGACCTCGACGACGGGTCCACGCCCTCCACGAAGACCGCACTGATCCGCGCGGCCGTGCTGTGGATCCCCTTCGCCTTCTGCTGCGCCTGCGTCTGGACGGCGATCGCGGGCGGCTGGAGCTTCTTCGACAAGCCCTACAAGCAGGGTCTGCACGACAAGGCGGCCAAGACGGTGGTGGTCAGCACCGCCTGA
- a CDS encoding RDD family protein — MSAPTPAPGDDRPREGYYPDPSIPGYVRYWNGAAWVPGTSRPAPSDGRPIAPPSGSGPSGAVEETGPHFFDEDPAPDGEQDRPASDNALHGSRPEPASAWGADRSRQTGFGGDKDRRVSWGSASGPDPRDPRVSLAADATAPADGGDPGRTASTDGTATIPPADTGEDAGATPGTVVFRRPAPSGGPRTAGSAEPPQSDGGAPVAPVPFGSPLTPAQVAAQQALGLAPQSVTSSASGPQPGPPPAQQGPQAGTAPAAIAPAVPAPPSAEPQQPQFGGAFPQQAPQTAPAVVDPQIAPSAPGVPQQAAVRPPAETPMAVGYGGGQPSWAQQVHRLAGGEDEQPVAPWKPVVEDPFQAAARRQAEARPAGLGRRLAARLVDSLVVGTVTAAAAVPFGTKAMDHIDEKIDAAKLSGERVTVWLVDGTTSVYLGIVLGVLFLVSALYEVLPTARWGRTLGKKLFGLDVRDIEGHEPPSFGRSLRRWLVHTVSGLLGIGVIGVLWCVWDKPWRQCWHDKSAHTFVAGG, encoded by the coding sequence ATGAGCGCCCCAACCCCGGCCCCCGGCGACGACAGGCCCCGCGAAGGGTATTACCCGGACCCGTCCATTCCTGGATACGTCCGGTACTGGAACGGTGCGGCCTGGGTGCCGGGTACGAGCCGTCCGGCTCCCTCCGACGGCAGGCCGATCGCCCCGCCGTCCGGCTCCGGCCCGTCCGGCGCCGTGGAGGAGACGGGTCCGCACTTCTTCGACGAGGACCCCGCGCCCGACGGCGAACAGGACCGCCCGGCCTCCGACAACGCCCTGCACGGCTCCCGCCCCGAGCCCGCCTCCGCGTGGGGCGCCGACCGCTCCCGCCAGACCGGCTTCGGCGGCGACAAGGACCGCCGGGTGTCCTGGGGTTCGGCCTCCGGCCCGGACCCGCGCGACCCCCGGGTGTCCCTCGCGGCGGACGCGACCGCCCCCGCCGACGGCGGTGACCCCGGGCGTACGGCGAGCACGGACGGTACGGCGACGATCCCGCCGGCGGACACCGGCGAGGACGCCGGGGCCACCCCGGGCACGGTGGTGTTCCGCCGCCCGGCCCCGTCCGGGGGGCCGCGGACCGCCGGGAGCGCGGAACCCCCGCAGTCCGACGGGGGCGCGCCCGTGGCCCCCGTGCCTTTCGGCTCGCCCCTGACTCCCGCCCAGGTCGCCGCCCAGCAGGCCCTGGGTCTCGCCCCGCAGTCCGTCACGTCCTCGGCGTCCGGCCCCCAGCCGGGGCCGCCGCCCGCGCAGCAGGGCCCGCAGGCGGGTACCGCCCCGGCGGCGATCGCCCCGGCCGTCCCGGCCCCGCCCTCGGCGGAGCCGCAGCAGCCCCAGTTCGGCGGCGCCTTTCCCCAGCAGGCCCCCCAGACCGCACCGGCCGTCGTCGATCCCCAGATCGCCCCGTCCGCGCCCGGCGTACCCCAGCAGGCCGCCGTCCGGCCGCCGGCCGAGACCCCCATGGCCGTCGGGTACGGCGGCGGGCAGCCCTCCTGGGCGCAGCAGGTGCACCGGCTGGCCGGGGGCGAGGACGAGCAGCCGGTCGCGCCGTGGAAGCCGGTGGTGGAGGACCCCTTCCAGGCGGCGGCGCGGCGGCAGGCGGAGGCCAGGCCCGCGGGGCTCGGCAGACGGCTCGCCGCCCGGCTCGTGGACAGCCTGGTCGTCGGCACCGTCACGGCCGCGGCCGCCGTGCCGTTCGGCACCAAGGCGATGGACCACATCGACGAGAAGATCGACGCGGCCAAGCTCTCCGGCGAGCGGGTCACGGTCTGGCTGGTCGACGGCACGACCTCCGTCTACCTGGGCATCGTCCTCGGTGTCCTGTTCCTTGTCAGCGCCCTCTACGAGGTGCTGCCCACCGCCCGGTGGGGGCGCACCCTCGGCAAGAAGCTGTTCGGGCTCGACGTCCGGGACATCGAGGGCCACGAACCCCCGTCGTTCGGGCGCTCCCTGCGGCGCTGGCTCGTCCACACCGTCTCCGGGCTGCTCGGCATCGGTGTGATCGGCGTCCTGTGGTGCGTGTGGGACAAGCCGTGGCGCCAGTGCTGGCACGACAAGTCGGCGCACACCTTCGTGGCGGGCGGGTAG